The following coding sequences lie in one Girardinichthys multiradiatus isolate DD_20200921_A chromosome 13, DD_fGirMul_XY1, whole genome shotgun sequence genomic window:
- the LOC124879376 gene encoding ankyrin repeat and IBR domain-containing protein 1-like isoform X1, whose translation MGNTATKFRKALVSGDEALAWQLYEGNPQFRESLDPNASYGEQYQHNTPLHYACRHAMTRLLRSFLFSKEGNPNKRNVHNETCLHVLCQGPQILLLPEGALSPRLARPQRDEQRRADCLQMILSWTGARLEGGQYEKANVNATDNHHSTCLHYAAAAGMKSCVELLIQSEADLFVEDEEKLTPCDHAERHHHTDLALSLESQMVFSSASAQQSNSDSHSESCLLQYKEPYEGLKIQDLRRLKDMLIVETADMLQAPLFTAEALLRAHDWDREKLLEAWMSDAEGCCQRSGVTMPTPPPSGYNAWDTLPSPRTPRTPRSPLTLTLTSPTDSCFTPGEEGMAMCGICLCSISVFEDPIDMSCGHEFCRSCWEGFLNVKIQEGDAHNIFCPAYECYQLVPVHVIESVVSREMDQRYLQFDIKAFVENNPSIRWCPAARCERAVRLTRPGPGDSDPHSFPLLPSPAVDCGRGHLFCWECLGEAHEPCDCQMWRNWLQKVTEMKPEELAGVSEAYEDAANCLWLLTNSKPCANCKSPIQKNEGCNHMQCAKCKYDFCWICLEEWKKHSSSTGGYYRCTRYEVIQQLEEQSKEMTVEAEKKHKSFQELDRFMHYYTRFKNHEHSYKLEQKLLKTAKEKMEHLSRAFISREGTPPDTRFIEDGVTELLKTRRVLKCSYPYGFFLQQGSTQKEIFELMQTDLEMVVEDLAQKVNRPYLRTPRHKIISAARLVQQKRQEFLASVARGVAPNDSPDPPRRNYPGGSWDWECLGFASPEMGSRHSVMGARDDRERQSQDYADIQYRRRHRPRRRGDMLSLHNLRSSSNTPETSRRTDNTDPTERTEGRRRALGSLDEDDPNILLAIQLSLQESRREQGLDGGAELEHGLERGPERRSVTAGDLADVALHSLNIEDPPGARGSSFPTSLLDAPRPPNRTDSTSQPSILSSLPLPPPPPTLSAELLELGDSLMKLGNITTPYNMDTDPTYSHSALTDPYSDCSHRQDQNASTLHVLDHIAITDPHQDSKEQSYCSSSLYSAEGEHTASCALDCTHNPSHPSLFNQDHDKADSSYQPGSSYTAEHPSTYALDHHPRSEPQPPVQLCLPSPELEPELLLSPVIPPGGPFTPSDPQSLEALDPTASAQLLDNIMAWFNNNINPQNNPQNLALIPSPPTTETDSSPDTHTEAQRDGTTAPVWQPLEGEPEAVDGGEAPKRSRPDSLELENRDVREEGVNTGCVSDLSLDEEHTHPRSHSQRRSSHTHTDPATEREADIVLQLEGGRSPEEWEEQEHLV comes from the exons ATGGGCAACACGGCCACCAAGTTCCGCAAGGCGCTGGTGAGCGGGGACGAGGCGCTGGCCTGGCAGCTGTATGAGGGCAACCCACAGTTCAGGGAAAGCCTGGACCCGAATGCATCATACGGAGAGCAGTACCAGCACAACACTCCTCTGCACTACGCATGCCGCCATGCCATGACGCGGCTGCTCAG GTCGTTCCTGTTCAGCAAAGAGGGAAACCCAAACAAGCGTAACGTGCACAACGAGACATGCCTCCACGTGCTTTGCCAAGGTCCACAGATTCTGCTGCTGCCAGAGGGGGCACTCTCTCCGCGGCTGGCACGACCTCAGAGGGACGAGCAGCGTCGCGCAGACTGCCTCCAG ATGATCCTGAGCTGGACCGGAGCCAGACTGGAAGGAGGCCAGTATGAGAAGGCCAATGTGAACGCCACTGACAACCACCACAGCACCTGTCTGCACTACGCTGCTGCTGCAGGCATGAAGAGCTGCGTGGAG CTGCTGATCCAGAGCGAGGCTGATCTCTTTGTGGAGGACGAGGAAAAGCTGACGCCATGCGACCATGCCGAGCGGCACCACCACACCGACTTGGCACTCAGCTTAGAGTCACAGATGGTTTTCTCCTCTGCCTCGGCTCAGCAGTCGAACTCAGACTCACACAGTGAAAGCTGCCTGCTGCAATACAAGGAG CCTTACGAGGGATTAAAGATTCAGGATCTGCGCCGTCTGAAGGACATGCTGATCGTAGAGACTGCGGACATGCTGCAAGCTCCACTTTTCACCGCTGAAGCCCTGCTTCGAGCGCATG ATTGGGACAGAGAAAAGCTTCTGGAGGCCTGGATGTCTGATGCTGAAGGCTGCTGTCAGCGTTCTGGCGTCACCATGCCCACCCCACCACCCAGCGGCTACAATGCCTGGGACACCCTGCCGTCTCCTCGCACTCCTAGGACCCCCCGCTCACCTCTAACGCTCACCCTCACTTCCCCCACCGACAGTTGCTTCACACCAGGAGAGGAGGGCATGGCTATG TGTGGCATCTGTCTCTGCTCCATCTCAGTCTTTGAAGACCCGATTGACATGTCCTGTGGCCATGAGTTCTGCAGATCCTGCTGGGAGGG GTTTCTCAACGTAAAGATTCAGGAAGGCGATGCTCACAATATCTTCTGCCCTGCCTATGAGTGTTACCAGTTGGTGCCTGTACATGTGATCGAAAGTGTGGTTTCTAGAGAGATGGATCAACGGTACCTGCAGTTTGATATCAAG GCCTTCGTGGAAAACAATCCGTCCATCCGCTGGTGTCCCGCGGCTCGGTGTGAGCGAGCAGTGAGGCTCACCAGACCGGGCCCTGGAGACAGTGACCCCCACAGCTTCCCCCTACTTCCATCCCCAGCTGTCGACTGTGGCAGGGGTCATCTGTTCTGCTG GGAGTGCCTCGGGGAGGCCCATGAGCCATGTGATTGTCAAATGTGGAGGAACTGGCTCCAGAAAGTCACAGAGATGAAGCCTGAGGAAT tggCAGGAGTGAGCGAGGCCTACGAAGATGCCGCTAACTGCCTGTGGTTGTTGACCAACTCCAAACCGTGTGCCAACTGCAAGTCGCCCATTCAGAAGAATGAGGGCTGCAACCACATGCAGTGTGCCAAA TGTAAATATGACTTTTGTTGGATATGCCTGGAGGAGTGGAAGAAACACAGCTCGTCCACGGGAGGCTACTATCGCTGTACTCGCTATGAAGTCATTCAGCAGCTAGAAGAGCAGTCCAAAGAGATGACCGTCGAG GcagaaaagaagcacaaaagttTCCAGGAGCTGGACCGTTTCATGCACTACTACACTCGCTTCAAGAACCATGAACACAGTTACAAG CTGGAGCAGAAGCTGCTGAAAACCGCTAAAGAGAAGATGGAGCATCTGAGCAGAGCCTTTATTAGCC GTGAGGGTACTCCCCCAGATACCCGTTTTATTGAGGATGGTGTGACTGAGCTGCTGAAGACACGGCGTGTGCTGAAGTGCTCTTACCCATACGGCTTCTTTCTGCAACAGGGCAGCACGCAGAAGGAGATATTTGAACTCATGCAG ACCGACCTGGAAATGGTGGTAGAGGATTTGGCTCAGAAAGTTAACCGGCCATACCTCAGGACACCGCGGCACAAAATAATAAGCGCAGCGCGCCTGGTGCAGCAGAAGAGGCAGGAGTTCCTGGCATCTGTGGCACGTGGTGTCGCTCCAAACGATTCTCCAGATCCTCCCCGCAGGAA TTACCCTGGAGGATCATGGGACTGGGAGTGCCTTGGCTTTGCATCACCTGAG ATGGGAAGCCGTCACTCTGTAATGGGAGCAAGAGATGACAGAGAGAGACAGTCGCAG GATTACGCTGACATTCAGTACCGTCGTAGACACAGACCACGACGCAGAGGAGACATGCTGAGTCTGCACAACCTCAGAAGCAGCAGCAACACACCAGAGACCAGCAGGAGAACCGATAACACAG ATCCCACAGAAAGGACTGAAGGTCGCAGAAGAGCGCTGGGGTCCCTTGACGAAGATGACCCGAATATACTCCTTGCCATCCAGCTGTCGCTCCAGGAGTCCCGGAGAGAGCAGGGCCTGGATGGAGGAGCAGAGCTGGAGCACGGACTGGAGAGAGGACCGGAGAGGAGGTCGGTTACTGCAGGAGATCTGGCTGACGTTGCTTTGCACTCCCTCAACATTGAGGATCCTCCAGGAGCCCGAGGCTCCTCATTCCCCACATCCCTCCTGGACGCTCCACGACCCCCAAACAGGACAGATTCCACCTCACAGCCATCAATACTGAGTTCCCTCCCCCTGCCGCCCCCTCCTCCCACCCTCAGCGCGGAGCTGCTGGAGCTGGGAGACAGCCTTATGAAACTGGGGAACATAACTACTCCTTACAACATGGACACAGACCCCACATACAGCCACAGCGCGCTGACAGATCCTTACAGCGACTGCAGCCATAGACAGGACCAGAACGCATCCACTCTACATGTGCTGGATCATATCGCCATCACAGATCCTCATCAAGACAGCAAAGAGCAGAGCTACTGCAGCTCTTCTCTCTATTCAGCTGAGGGTGAACACACTGCCTCCTGTGCACTGGATTGCACTCATAACCCCTCTCATCCTAGTCTGTTTAACCAGGATCATGACAAAGCAGACTCCTCCTACCAGCCAGGCAGCTCCTACACTGCAGAACATCCTTCCACCTACGCTCTGGACCACCATCCCAGGTCAGAGCCTCAGCCTCCTGTCCAGTTGTGCCTCCCATCACCAGAGCTAGAGCCAGAGCTGCTGCTTTCTCCAGTTATTCCACCAGGGGGCCCTTTCACCCCCAGTGACCCTCAGAGCCTGGAGGCTTTGGACCCAACAGCAAGCGCTCAACTATTGGACAACATCATGGCCTGGTTCAACAACAACATAAACCCCCAGAACAACCCCCAGAATCTGGCTCTCATCCCATCCCCGCCCACCACAGAAACGGACTCCTCTCCCGACACACACACCGAGGCACAGAGGGATGGGACCACCGCCCCGGTCTGGCAGCCCCTGGAGGGCGAGCCCGAAGCAGTAGACGGCGGGGAGGCCCCAAAGAGGTCGAGGCCCGACTCTCTAGAGCTGGAAAATAGAGACGTCAGAGAGGAGGGTGTGAACACGGGGTGTGTGTCGGACCTGTCGCTGGACGAAGAGCACACACACCCGCGGTCACACAGCCAGCGCAGAAGCAGTCACACTCACACTGACCCAGCCACAGAGAGGGAGGCAGACATTGTCCTGCAGTTAGAGGGGGGCAGGTCACCTGAGGAGTGGGAGGAGCAGGAACACTTGGTGTGA
- the LOC124879529 gene encoding receptor-transporting protein 3-like — protein sequence MSRSTVWTPGFWLDIFDELLYDDNQLDYGDVWCLNFNYTQTDEVTKEQRKKGWKVYSHCAYGHFQCGVCRKTWPSARVVLLFRYRLRNGRGTVIMRPFGQACRRCQDGEFYLPGFTQKEVEHALVRLFSKIRKNCYREEEENEDGSSASSTKVWTKPHEKSLCEACRLGICCQEDD from the exons ATGAGCAGATCCACAg TTTGGACTCCAGGGTTCTGGTTGGACATATTTGATGAACTGCTTTACGATGACAATCAGCTGGACTATGGAGATGTATGGTGTCTGAACTTTAACTACACACAGACAGACGAAGTCACCAAAGAACAGAGGAAGAAAGGCTGGAAAGTGTACTCCCATTGTGCCTACGGACA TTTCCAGTGTGGAGTTTGCCGTAAGACCTGGCCTTCGGCTCGAGTGGTGCTGCTGTTCCGTTACCGGCTGCGAAATGGCCGAGGTACGGTGATCATGCGGCCCTTTGGTCAGGCCTGTCGTCGTTGCCAGGATGGGGAATTTTATCTCCCAGGTTTCACCCAGAAAGAAGTGGAGCATGCTTTGGTCAGGCTTTTTTCCAAAATTCGAAAAAATTGCTacagggaggaggaggaaaatgAAGATGGTTCTTCAGCCTCCTCTACTAAAGTGTGGACCAAGCCCCATGAGAAATCCCTGTGTGAGGCCTGTCGTCTGGGCATTTGCTGTCAGGAGGATGACTAA
- the LOC124879376 gene encoding ankyrin repeat and IBR domain-containing protein 1-like isoform X2, which yields MGNTATKFRKALVSGDEALAWQLYEGNPQFRESLDPNASYGEQYQHNTPLHYACRHAMTRLLRSFLFSKEGNPNKRNVHNETCLHVLCQGPQILLLPEGALSPRLARPQRDEQRRADCLQMILSWTGARLEGGQYEKANVNATDNHHSTCLHYAAAAGMKSCVELLIQSEADLFVEDEEKLTPCDHAERHHHTDLALSLESQMVFSSASAQQSNSDSHSESCLLQYKEPYEGLKIQDLRRLKDMLIVETADMLQAPLFTAEALLRAHDWDREKLLEAWMSDAEGCCQRSGVTMPTPPPSGYNAWDTLPSPRTPRTPRSPLTLTLTSPTDSCFTPGEEGMAMCGICLCSISVFEDPIDMSCGHEFCRSCWEGFLNVKIQEGDAHNIFCPAYECYQLVPVHVIESVVSREMDQRYLQFDIKAFVENNPSIRWCPAARCERAVRLTRPGPGDSDPHSFPLLPSPAVDCGRGHLFCWECLGEAHEPCDCQMWRNWLQKVTEMKPEELAGVSEAYEDAANCLWLLTNSKPCANCKSPIQKNEGCNHMQCAKCKYDFCWICLEEWKKHSSSTGGYYRCTRYEVIQQLEEQSKEMTVEAEKKHKSFQELDRFMHYYTRFKNHEHSYKLEQKLLKTAKEKMEHLSRAFISREGTPPDTRFIEDGVTELLKTRRVLKCSYPYGFFLQQGSTQKEIFELMQTDLEMVVEDLAQKVNRPYLRTPRHKIISAARLVQQKRQEFLASVARGVAPNDSPDPPRRNYPGGSWDWECLGFASPEDYADIQYRRRHRPRRRGDMLSLHNLRSSSNTPETSRRTDNTDPTERTEGRRRALGSLDEDDPNILLAIQLSLQESRREQGLDGGAELEHGLERGPERRSVTAGDLADVALHSLNIEDPPGARGSSFPTSLLDAPRPPNRTDSTSQPSILSSLPLPPPPPTLSAELLELGDSLMKLGNITTPYNMDTDPTYSHSALTDPYSDCSHRQDQNASTLHVLDHIAITDPHQDSKEQSYCSSSLYSAEGEHTASCALDCTHNPSHPSLFNQDHDKADSSYQPGSSYTAEHPSTYALDHHPRSEPQPPVQLCLPSPELEPELLLSPVIPPGGPFTPSDPQSLEALDPTASAQLLDNIMAWFNNNINPQNNPQNLALIPSPPTTETDSSPDTHTEAQRDGTTAPVWQPLEGEPEAVDGGEAPKRSRPDSLELENRDVREEGVNTGCVSDLSLDEEHTHPRSHSQRRSSHTHTDPATEREADIVLQLEGGRSPEEWEEQEHLV from the exons ATGGGCAACACGGCCACCAAGTTCCGCAAGGCGCTGGTGAGCGGGGACGAGGCGCTGGCCTGGCAGCTGTATGAGGGCAACCCACAGTTCAGGGAAAGCCTGGACCCGAATGCATCATACGGAGAGCAGTACCAGCACAACACTCCTCTGCACTACGCATGCCGCCATGCCATGACGCGGCTGCTCAG GTCGTTCCTGTTCAGCAAAGAGGGAAACCCAAACAAGCGTAACGTGCACAACGAGACATGCCTCCACGTGCTTTGCCAAGGTCCACAGATTCTGCTGCTGCCAGAGGGGGCACTCTCTCCGCGGCTGGCACGACCTCAGAGGGACGAGCAGCGTCGCGCAGACTGCCTCCAG ATGATCCTGAGCTGGACCGGAGCCAGACTGGAAGGAGGCCAGTATGAGAAGGCCAATGTGAACGCCACTGACAACCACCACAGCACCTGTCTGCACTACGCTGCTGCTGCAGGCATGAAGAGCTGCGTGGAG CTGCTGATCCAGAGCGAGGCTGATCTCTTTGTGGAGGACGAGGAAAAGCTGACGCCATGCGACCATGCCGAGCGGCACCACCACACCGACTTGGCACTCAGCTTAGAGTCACAGATGGTTTTCTCCTCTGCCTCGGCTCAGCAGTCGAACTCAGACTCACACAGTGAAAGCTGCCTGCTGCAATACAAGGAG CCTTACGAGGGATTAAAGATTCAGGATCTGCGCCGTCTGAAGGACATGCTGATCGTAGAGACTGCGGACATGCTGCAAGCTCCACTTTTCACCGCTGAAGCCCTGCTTCGAGCGCATG ATTGGGACAGAGAAAAGCTTCTGGAGGCCTGGATGTCTGATGCTGAAGGCTGCTGTCAGCGTTCTGGCGTCACCATGCCCACCCCACCACCCAGCGGCTACAATGCCTGGGACACCCTGCCGTCTCCTCGCACTCCTAGGACCCCCCGCTCACCTCTAACGCTCACCCTCACTTCCCCCACCGACAGTTGCTTCACACCAGGAGAGGAGGGCATGGCTATG TGTGGCATCTGTCTCTGCTCCATCTCAGTCTTTGAAGACCCGATTGACATGTCCTGTGGCCATGAGTTCTGCAGATCCTGCTGGGAGGG GTTTCTCAACGTAAAGATTCAGGAAGGCGATGCTCACAATATCTTCTGCCCTGCCTATGAGTGTTACCAGTTGGTGCCTGTACATGTGATCGAAAGTGTGGTTTCTAGAGAGATGGATCAACGGTACCTGCAGTTTGATATCAAG GCCTTCGTGGAAAACAATCCGTCCATCCGCTGGTGTCCCGCGGCTCGGTGTGAGCGAGCAGTGAGGCTCACCAGACCGGGCCCTGGAGACAGTGACCCCCACAGCTTCCCCCTACTTCCATCCCCAGCTGTCGACTGTGGCAGGGGTCATCTGTTCTGCTG GGAGTGCCTCGGGGAGGCCCATGAGCCATGTGATTGTCAAATGTGGAGGAACTGGCTCCAGAAAGTCACAGAGATGAAGCCTGAGGAAT tggCAGGAGTGAGCGAGGCCTACGAAGATGCCGCTAACTGCCTGTGGTTGTTGACCAACTCCAAACCGTGTGCCAACTGCAAGTCGCCCATTCAGAAGAATGAGGGCTGCAACCACATGCAGTGTGCCAAA TGTAAATATGACTTTTGTTGGATATGCCTGGAGGAGTGGAAGAAACACAGCTCGTCCACGGGAGGCTACTATCGCTGTACTCGCTATGAAGTCATTCAGCAGCTAGAAGAGCAGTCCAAAGAGATGACCGTCGAG GcagaaaagaagcacaaaagttTCCAGGAGCTGGACCGTTTCATGCACTACTACACTCGCTTCAAGAACCATGAACACAGTTACAAG CTGGAGCAGAAGCTGCTGAAAACCGCTAAAGAGAAGATGGAGCATCTGAGCAGAGCCTTTATTAGCC GTGAGGGTACTCCCCCAGATACCCGTTTTATTGAGGATGGTGTGACTGAGCTGCTGAAGACACGGCGTGTGCTGAAGTGCTCTTACCCATACGGCTTCTTTCTGCAACAGGGCAGCACGCAGAAGGAGATATTTGAACTCATGCAG ACCGACCTGGAAATGGTGGTAGAGGATTTGGCTCAGAAAGTTAACCGGCCATACCTCAGGACACCGCGGCACAAAATAATAAGCGCAGCGCGCCTGGTGCAGCAGAAGAGGCAGGAGTTCCTGGCATCTGTGGCACGTGGTGTCGCTCCAAACGATTCTCCAGATCCTCCCCGCAGGAA TTACCCTGGAGGATCATGGGACTGGGAGTGCCTTGGCTTTGCATCACCTGAG GATTACGCTGACATTCAGTACCGTCGTAGACACAGACCACGACGCAGAGGAGACATGCTGAGTCTGCACAACCTCAGAAGCAGCAGCAACACACCAGAGACCAGCAGGAGAACCGATAACACAG ATCCCACAGAAAGGACTGAAGGTCGCAGAAGAGCGCTGGGGTCCCTTGACGAAGATGACCCGAATATACTCCTTGCCATCCAGCTGTCGCTCCAGGAGTCCCGGAGAGAGCAGGGCCTGGATGGAGGAGCAGAGCTGGAGCACGGACTGGAGAGAGGACCGGAGAGGAGGTCGGTTACTGCAGGAGATCTGGCTGACGTTGCTTTGCACTCCCTCAACATTGAGGATCCTCCAGGAGCCCGAGGCTCCTCATTCCCCACATCCCTCCTGGACGCTCCACGACCCCCAAACAGGACAGATTCCACCTCACAGCCATCAATACTGAGTTCCCTCCCCCTGCCGCCCCCTCCTCCCACCCTCAGCGCGGAGCTGCTGGAGCTGGGAGACAGCCTTATGAAACTGGGGAACATAACTACTCCTTACAACATGGACACAGACCCCACATACAGCCACAGCGCGCTGACAGATCCTTACAGCGACTGCAGCCATAGACAGGACCAGAACGCATCCACTCTACATGTGCTGGATCATATCGCCATCACAGATCCTCATCAAGACAGCAAAGAGCAGAGCTACTGCAGCTCTTCTCTCTATTCAGCTGAGGGTGAACACACTGCCTCCTGTGCACTGGATTGCACTCATAACCCCTCTCATCCTAGTCTGTTTAACCAGGATCATGACAAAGCAGACTCCTCCTACCAGCCAGGCAGCTCCTACACTGCAGAACATCCTTCCACCTACGCTCTGGACCACCATCCCAGGTCAGAGCCTCAGCCTCCTGTCCAGTTGTGCCTCCCATCACCAGAGCTAGAGCCAGAGCTGCTGCTTTCTCCAGTTATTCCACCAGGGGGCCCTTTCACCCCCAGTGACCCTCAGAGCCTGGAGGCTTTGGACCCAACAGCAAGCGCTCAACTATTGGACAACATCATGGCCTGGTTCAACAACAACATAAACCCCCAGAACAACCCCCAGAATCTGGCTCTCATCCCATCCCCGCCCACCACAGAAACGGACTCCTCTCCCGACACACACACCGAGGCACAGAGGGATGGGACCACCGCCCCGGTCTGGCAGCCCCTGGAGGGCGAGCCCGAAGCAGTAGACGGCGGGGAGGCCCCAAAGAGGTCGAGGCCCGACTCTCTAGAGCTGGAAAATAGAGACGTCAGAGAGGAGGGTGTGAACACGGGGTGTGTGTCGGACCTGTCGCTGGACGAAGAGCACACACACCCGCGGTCACACAGCCAGCGCAGAAGCAGTCACACTCACACTGACCCAGCCACAGAGAGGGAGGCAGACATTGTCCTGCAGTTAGAGGGGGGCAGGTCACCTGAGGAGTGGGAGGAGCAGGAACACTTGGTGTGA